CGGCTGGCCGGTGGGCAACTCGACCAGCTGGCAAGGTCCGGCGAGTTCCGGCTGCACGCCCGGCTACCGTGGCCGGCATGAACGACATCGTCCGCGTACTCGTGGTCGACGACGATCCGCTGGTCCGGGGCGGGCTGACCCTGATGCTCGACGGAGCCCCCGGCATCGCGGTGGCCGGCGAGGCCGGGGACGGGGACCAGGTACCCGCGGCGCTGGACGCGCACGCCACCGACGTCGTGCTGATGGACATCCGCATGCCGCGGCTGAACGGGATCATCGCCACCCGGCGCACCCGGGCCAGGGCGAACCCACCCGAGGTGATCGTGCTGACCACCTTCGACACCGACGAGAACGTGCTGCTCGCCCTGCGCGCGGGCGCGAGCGGATTCCTGCTCAAGGACTCCCCGCCCACCGAAATCGCCGGGGCCATCCGCACCGTGGCGGCGGGCGACCCGATCCTGTCCCCCGGGATCACCCGGCGGTTGATGGACCGGGCCGCCACCGAGGCCGGTTCCTACCAGCGGGCGCGCAGCGCGCTGGACACGCTCAGCGCCAGGGAACACGAGGTCGCGGTCGCCGTGGGCCGGGGCGGCAGCAACGCCGAGATCGCCACCGAGCTGCACCTGAGCGTGGCCACGGTGAAGGCGCACATCACCCGAATCCACACCAAACTCGACCTCGGCAACCGGACCCAGATCGCGCTGCTGGTGCACGACGCCGGGCTGTGCTGAGCGCGCTGTGCTGAGCGCTCAGCGGGGCCCGCCGGAGCCCGCGCCCACCCTGGCCGCGGAGGTACCGAGCCCGGTCGGCAGGAAGCTGAACTCCGCGGGCGCGCCGGGGAACCGGTTACGTTTCAGCTCCGGCTCGGTGTAGCGCACGCACTTTCGGTGCCATTCCAGGATCCCGGACATCCACTCCTTGAGCTCGTCGGCATGCCGCTGGACGATCTCGCGGGCCTCGTCGTCCAGCTCGAACTCCTCGAACAGGGCGGGCAGCTCGTTGGCGATGATGTGCTCGAACTGGAGCATCCGCGCGGCCATCAGCTCCGCCACGATGTCCCTGGCCCGCAGCCGGTCCACGTTCAGGAAGTTCTCCACCACCAGCACCAGGTTGTGCACCTCGCCCTCGTACTCGATCTCCTTCTGGTAGGAGAACAGGTCGTTGGCGAAGCAGGCATAGTCCTGCGCGGCGGTGTCCAGCTCGTGCATGGTCCGCGTCCGGTACAGCTCGGCGGGCACCCGGTCGGCATAGGAGAGCCGGGCCAGGCTCTTGGTCATCTCCGAGCCGAACGTCCTGCGCCGCATCTCCACGTAGTCGATCGGGTCCGGAACCCGGTTCTGGGCCTGATTGGACAGTTCCCACAACCAGCTCTCCAACATTTCCTCGACCGCGAGGCGGAACCGCTGCCGGTTCTCCTGCGGCATCGGCTCGGCGGTGCGCTGCCACAGGTCCGCGAGGCCACGTTCCAGCGGGTTCAGCGGCTCCGGGGTTGGGCCCATGTCCAGCGGCATGAACTCGGCAAGCCGCGCGTTGCTCGCCCGCGCGCCCGCAAGGTCCCGGCGATGCCCGAACACCACCGGGTAGTAGTCGTCACCATAGGTTCCCCAGGCGAGCCAGTCCGAGGACAGGTAGAGCTCTTCCAGGGTTGCGTCGGCGTGGATCATCGCGGCGCAGTGCGGAAGATCGAGGCCGATGAACCGGCGTTCGTCCCACACCCCGCCGTGCTCGACCCCGGGCACGGAGTCCAGCATGCCCATCCGCCGGGCCCAGTCGACCGCGTAACTGCGGGCCGCGTCCAGATGCGGGCTGGTACGGATGGGGAACGGCATGTACAGCTCGGGCAGCGGCAGCGGGCCGACCGGCTGGAACGGAACATGCGCATGCTGCTCGGCCCGGCGACCCGCACCGATGCGCAGGGTGGCGGCGATCCGGCCTGCCGAGGTGCCGAGGCCGGTCGGCCCGCCGAGTGGGCCCGCCTGGCCCGCGGAGTCCGCGCCCTCGTTCATGTACCGGCTGGAACGCACATGCCACTCGTGCCCGCCGGACTGCCAGTCCTGCAGGCCCTTGGTGTAGGCGGCGATCGCGGCCTGGTCCTGGCATGGTGCCGCGCGGTCGGCGCACAGCGCGGGAACATCGGCCAGCGCGGTGCTCTCGAACTGCTGCAGGCGCGAGGTCAGCAGATCGTTGACCAGTTCGGCTGCCTCCTGGGTGGAGCAGTCGAAGAAGCGCTCGAACACCAGTACCGCGTTGGAGTTCTCCCCCTCCTCCTGTACTTCTCGCTGGTAGGAGAACAGGTCGTTGCGCAGGTGCACGGCATCGGCGAAGGTGTCGGCGAGCACCTGCATCGGCCGGGTCTCCGCGAGCAGCGCGGGAACCTCGGCGCCGACGGCGTACTCCACCAGGTTGGCCGACCAGGGCGCCCCGCCGACCCGGCGGCGCATCTGCACGTACTCGATCGGGTTCGCGATCCGGCCCCGGTCGATGTTGTCCAGCTCCCACATCGACTCGACCATCAGGTTGTGCGTGCTGGTGATGAAACGCTGCCGCCATTCGGATGACATGGCGGGAACGGTGCGCTCCCACAGATCCTTCAGCCCAGCCTCGGCGGGGTTCTCCGGTTCCGGCGGTGTTTCACCCTCCAGGGTCATGAACTGCTCGAGCCGGTCGAGATAGGCCTTCGCGCCGGCGCGATCCCGGGAATACTTGAACTGTTCGAGGAAATCGTCGTCGAAGAAGAACACCCATACGTACCAGTCGGTGATCAGGTCCAGGGTCGGCCCGTCACAGTCCGGATGGGTGTACGCGCACATCAGGGCGTAGTCCATCTGGTCAAGCGCGGCCTGGTCCCACACGACGCCACCGCCGGGCTTCGGCGCGTCCAGCATTCCCATTCGTCGCGCCCAGTCCGAACTGTGCTCCCTGGCGCGTTCCAGATGCGGATTGATCCTCGCCGGATAAGGCACGTAGAACTCGGGCAATGCAAAAGCCTGCATGGGCGCGTACTCCCTCGGCCGACTGCGATGACTGTGTCCAACCTGGCCCCACCTGGTCCAGCTCGCTGCATGACATTCGCATTCGGCCACTCCGCGCTGCAACGTCCAGCTGAGCGTTGTTCGGCACGTTCGGATGAATGGCCGAGCGCACGCACAGTAGTACCGCGGGTGAATCCGGATATCCGGACGCGGCTCAGTCCGGCCGTGGCAGCAGGCCGTTCGCCACCATCTCGGTGGCCGCGGCCAGCAACCGGCGCAACCCGGCCTCGTCCCGGTGCAGGGCGTCCGGCCGCCACCCGAGGCTGATGATCCCGTTCCAGGCCGACCACAGCACGGTCGCGGTCTCCTCAGGGTCGACCGGGCGCAGCTCCCCGGCCTCGATCCCCTCCCGCAGCGCGCGGACCAGGCGCTCGTTCTGCTCCCGCACCGCGCGGGCGAGCCGTTCGGTCAACTCCCTGCCTGCCGGGTACTGCCCGGGGGCGTTCGGGAAGGCCAGCATGCGGAAGTAGTCCGGGTGGGCGAGATAGAACGCCAGGTACTCCTCGGCCGCGGCGTAGATCCGCGCGATCGGTGAACCGGCGCGGCGGTAGGCGCGGTCCATATAGTCCCGGTCGAGCCGGATGGCCCGCTCCAGCACCGCAGCGTGCAGCCCCGCCTTGGATCCGAAGTGGTTGTACACCGAGCCCACGGCGACTCCGGCCCGGCCGGCGAGCTCCTCGACCGTCACCTCCTCGGCGGACCGCCGCCGGAACAACTCCTCCCCGGCGCGCAGCAGCGCTTCGATGGTGCGGGCCTTGCGGGGATCCATCCCGATCCTCTCTTGTAACGATTGCAAGAAGTGTCCCGGCCTGCTAGCGTACCGGCACGGTTCTTGTAATGGTTCCAAGAACTTTCGGAGGCCACCCATGGCGGAACCCTGCGGGCGGGACCCGCGGCTGGGGCAGGCGAAACAGGTCCGGCTGCCCGCGGGAACCGTGCGCTACCACGAGATCGGGAGCGGCCCGGTGCTCGTGTTCGTGCACGGCTACCTGGTGAACGCCGATCTCTGGCGCAAGCTCGTTCCGCTACTGGCCGACCGGTTCCGGTGCATCACCCCGGACTGGCCACTCGGCTCGCACACCTCCCCCATGCGACGCGAAGCCGACCTGTCGCCGCCCGGCATCGCGCGGCTGATCGCGGACCTGCTGGAGGCATTGGACCTACGCGAGGTGACCCTGGTCGGAAACGACTCCGGCGGTGCCTACAGCCAGCTCGTGGCCGCGCACCACCCGGAACGGCTCGGCGGGCTCGTGCTGAACTCCTGCGAGACACCCTGGTGCTCGTGGCCACCGGGGCCGGGTGGGTTCGGGCTGCTGAAACTGGCCGCGCGGCACCCGGCCCCGCATCGCATCCTCTACCAGCCGTTACGGCTGCGCCTCAGCTGGCGGCTGCCCAACACCTACGGCAGCCTGGCGAAGTACCCGATCGAAGCGCGGGTGATGCGCGGCTACGTACGGCCGGTGCTGGACAGCACCTCGGTCAGGCGCGACGGCCGCAAGGCGATCGGCGCGGTCTCCGCCAGGTTCGTCCAGGAGGCGGCCCAGCGGCTGCGGTCATCCTTCCCCGGACCGGTGCTGTGCCTGTGGGCCGCGGAGGACCGGGTCTTTCCCCTTACACACGGACAGAGTTACGCCGAACGGATCGGCGCCACCTTCCGTACCGTCGCAGGCTCGTTCACCTACACCGCGGAGGATCAGCCCGGACGCACGGCGGAGGCATTGCGTGGTTGGCTGGAACAGCCAGCCTGAGGTCCACTGTGGACTAAACTGGTCGCACCAGCCGGAAAGTCCGTACCATCGGCGGGCACTCGCGTGTCAGGATTCGCGCCATGACCGCAACCGCGAGGCACACCGAGCACGGCAACCGCGATATCGCGCTGGACGGCGAGATCCTGCGCACCGTCGTCGGTTCCGGGGTGCACGGCATCGCCATCGAAGGCACCGACGACCACGACGAGATGGGTGTGTTCGTCGAGCCTGCCGAGCATGTCCTCGGCATGCGCAAACCGGTCGAGCACTATGTGTTCCGCACCCAGCCGGAGGGTGTGCGCTCCGGCCCTGGCGACACCGACCTGGTGGTGTACTCGCTGCGCAAGTACCTGCGCCTCGCGATGAAGGGCAACCCGACGATGTTGCTGCCGCTGTACGCGCCCACGGAGGCGGTGGTGGCGCTACGGCCGCTCGGCGAGGAGCTGCGCGCACTCGCCCCCGCGGTGCTGTCCCGGCAGGCTGGGCACCGGTTCCTCGGCTACCTGGACGCCCAGCACCGCAGGCTGCTGGCGCACGGGCAGCAGGGCAGGATGCCGAAGCGGCCGGAACTGATCGCCCGCTACGGCTATGACGTCAAGTACGCCTCGCACGCGCTGCGGCTGGCCTACCAGGGGCTGGAGGTCGTCCGGGAGGCAAGGCTCACCCTGCCGATGCCCGAGCGGGAGCGGGAGCACGTGCTGCGGGTGAAACGCGGCGAGCTGCCGCTCGAGGAAGTACTGCGGGACATCCTGGAGGTCCGCACGGCGGTGACCGGACTGCTGGACGCGGGCCGCACCCCGCTGGCGGCCGGGCCGGACCTGGACCGGATCGCCGGATGGGCCACCGATGCTCACCGCAGGCACTGGTCCTGGAACTGACCCGGCCGGAGGAAAGTCAGGGCCCGCCCGGGCCCGCAGGCGGGTCGCCGTCCGGGAGAGCCCGGCCGTCCAGCACCCGGACGGCCAGCTCCCGGACGGTGCGGCGGTTCCTGCGGGCGTTCCCGCGCAGCACGGCGAACGCGTCGTCCACCGGGATGCTCATCCGCTCGGCCAGCGCGCCCTTGGCCTGCTCGATCAGCACCCTGCTGTTGAGCGCTTCCTGGAGCTGGCGATTGACGGCGGCGCCGTGCCGCACCGCACGTTCGTGCACCAGGCCGATGGTGGCGACATCGGCGAGCGACTGCCAGAGGTCGAGGCTGTCACCGCTCAGCGGGGCCGGGCTGAACGCGTTCATCGCGCCGATGGTGTGCTGCCGGTGCCGCAGGGGCACGGCGTACACCGTCAGGAACCCGGAGGCCAGCGCCTCGGGGGTGAACTCGGGCCACCCGGCCGTTCCCGCGGCCAGGTCGGTGTGCTGCACCCGGCGCCCGCTGTGCAGGCAGTCCAGGCATGGGCCGGTGCCCTTGCGCAACTGGAGCAGCCCGAGCTGACGCACCCGTTCGGTGGAGGCGGCGATCAGGCTCGGCTCACCGGATTCGTCCTCCAGCAGCAACCCGCAGTCGGCGATATCGAGCAGCTCCGCGGATCGGTGCACCACGGTGTCGAGAAACTCGATCAAGTCGAAATCACCCCGTACGGTGTCGGCCACCTCGACAAATGCCCGATAGACCCCCCGGTCGCCTTTCATGATCTCCTCCCGTCCAGGCCGCGTGATTCACCTCCGCGGCGCGAAACGGATCTCTCCCGTGATCACCCGTTCGCCGAGATCCGCCATATCCAGCCCGTATCTCCGTGCGCGAACACGCAACACCTCGATCGCTTCCTCGATGGTCAACCCGAGCTGCACGCTCACCATTCCGGCCGCCTCATGCACATTACCCGGGAGCAGCAACATATCGAGATCAACAGCGATCGGCCGACACGCGGAATCAACACCTTCGTCCTCGACCATCGGACATCCATTTCTCCGGCGAGTTGGCGTCGATCGGTACCGAGGAACGAGGCCAGCAGCAAAGACGGCACGATCGACCGGTCATTGCCATTGTCTGGCTCGCGGGAACACGCTGCCACTCGGCTGGGAAACGCGGCCGCGTTTCATTTCCGGCGGCCACGCCCCTGCCGGTCCGGTACCGACTGCCGCGCCACGAACTCGGCGATCCGCCCGGCAACCCGTTGCGCCTCGACGCTGCCGAGATGCTTGCCCAGCTCCCGTTCCAGCACCACGAACCGGTTCCGCACCCGAGTGGAGCGCAGGGTGGCGGACAGCTCCAGTGCACGCAACGCGGTCGCGAGCCCCTGCTCCAGGTCCCCGGCGAGGATCCGGTTGATCGCCAGCGAGATCTCGGCCAGCGAGCGGCTGCGATGCCTGCTGTTCCCGTAGCCGGTCAGTGCGGAGCTCAAGGTGACGATTGCCGAACGGGTGAAGCTGACATCCACGTACCGCGCCAGCTCGGTGTGCGCGCTGCCGATCATGGCCGCGATCTCCGCGGAGTCGACCAGTTCCGCCCACGGCGGCGCCGTCTCGGTGTCGGCCTGGGAGAAGTGCGCCACGGCACGCCCCAGCATGCTCAGCGCCTGCCTGCTGTCCCCGAGCTGGGCCAGCGCCCTTGCCTGATGCACGAGCAGCACGGCCTGCGTGACCCCGGGATCCCCGTCCTGCTTCGCGGCGTGCTGGCCAAGCCCGAACTGGCGGATCGCCTCGTGCGCGGTGCCCTGATGCAGGTAGACATGCCCCATCCGGTAGCGCACGTCCGCGAGCAACCCGTAGTTCCGCTCGGCGGCGGCCAGGGTCAGCGCGCTGTTGAAATGCCCGAGCGCGGTCGCGGTGAGGCCGCTGTCGAAGCTGACCCATCCGGCGAGGTTGTGCTGATCGGCCACCGCCGGGTACAGCTCGGCGCGGACCCGCTGGGTGCTCGCGGAGGCCAGCATGCGTCTGCCCGTCGACAACGCCGCCAGCACGTCGGCCCGGCAGGCCCGGCCGCCATAGCGATGATCCGCCACCCGCAACGTCCTGGTCAGCAGTTCCAGCCTGCGCACGTCGGAGACGCCCACCCGCGCCGATGGCCGCACCAGTAACTCGGTTGCGGAGTTGACTACACCCATCAAAGTCACCCGACCAACATTCGAACACGAAAGTCGCCGGGGTCCGGGGCGAAAGGACGACAAGCAGGATCCCGCACCCATGCGGGGTTTGGCTAGGGTCCCCGGGAAAACGACAACCCTTGCGCCCCCGGTCACCGGGTCTCCTCGGCGGCACCCGCCCGGACCAGCGGCGGGTCCGGCCGCCGGTGCTCTTGGGTGGGTTACCCTGCGGCCGTGTCGACCTCCGGCGAAACCCCCGTGACCGAGTACCGGCAGCCCCGCTTCGAGGCACCGCCCGGATCCACCGAGCTCCTGCTGATCCGGCACGGCGAGTCCGCGCCCGCCGTGGATGGCGTCCCGTTCCCCGTGCTCGGTGCGCACAGCGACCCTGACCTCGCACCGGAAGGCAGGCAGCAGGCCGAACGGGTGGGTGAACGGCTCGCCAAGGAGCACATCGACGCCATCTACGTCACCACCCTGCGGCGGACCGCGCAGACGGCCGAACCGCTGGCCGGGCGGCTGGGTCTCACCCCTGCGGTCGAGGCCGACCTGCGTGAGGTGCTGCTCGGCGAGTGGGAGGGCGGCCTGCTGCGCAAGCGGGTCGCCGAGAACCACCCGACCGCCCAGCGGCTGTGGGCCGAACAGCGCTGGGATGTGATTCCCGGCGCGGAACCCGCCCCGGAGTTCGCAGCCAGGGTGCGCGGAGCCGTCGAGCGGCTCGTCGCGGCCCATCCGGACGAACGGCTCGCGGTGTTCACCCACGGTGGAGTCATCGCCGCGGTCCTCGCCGCGGCAACCGGCTCGGAGCCGTTCGCCTTCATCGGCGCGGACAACGCGTCCATCTCCGGGCTGGTGGTGCACGGCTCGCGGTGGATCCTGCGCCGGTTCAACGACATCGCGCATCTCCCGCCGGCCGGCCGCTGACCGGGCGGCCGGTCCGGCAACACTAGCTCCGGCCCGCGCCGCCCAGCACCCGCTCGAACAGGTCCGGATTGAGGTTGGCCCCGCTCAGCACCGCCGCGATGGTCCCGCCGGGCAGGTCGTGCTCGGCGATAGCCGCGAGCGAGGCCGCTCCCGCCGGTTCGAGCAACAACCCCAGGGTCTGTGCCGCGGTGCGGATGGCCGCCAGCATCGCCTCGTCTTCGACCAGCACGACCTCGTCCACCAGCGCCCGCATCCTGGTGAGCGACTCCGGAATGGGCGCGCGCACGTTGATCCCGTCGGCGAAGGTGTCCACCTCGGCGGCCTCCGGCTGCCCGGAACCGAAACTCCTCGCCATCCCGGGCGCGCCGGCCGCGCAGGCTCCGACCACGGTCATCCGTGGCGCGTGCTCCTTGATCCACCTGGCCACTCCGGTGATCAGCGAGCCGTCCCCGACCGGAACGACCACCGTGTCGATACCGCCTGCCGCGAGCAGTTCCATGCCGATGGTGCCCGCGCCCTCTGCCACCGCGGGCTCGCGGCCGTCCTCGATGAAGATCCGGCCGGGCCGTTCCCGGACGTACTCCCGCGCCGCCTCTCGCGGGTTCCCCTCGACCTGGTGCACCACGGCGCCGAGGGAGCGCATCCTGGCCAGCTTGCCCTGGTTGCCGTTCGCCGGCGTGAACACCTCGGCCGTCATACCCCTGCGGCCTGCCGCGTAGGCGACGGCCTGGCCGAAGTTCCCGCTGGAGGCGCACACCACCTCGGCACCGGCGGGGTAGCCTGCCAGCAGCCACTGCGCGCCCCTTGCCTTGAAGCTGCGGATCGGGTTCAGTGTCTCGACCTTCACCAGCACCCGCCTGCCCAGCGCGGCGCACAGTTGCTCGTCCACGAACTGCGGGGTGTCCAGGAACAGCGGGTCGATCACCTTGGCGGCCTCGGCGATCCGGGCGGGATCGATATCGACGTCGGCGAGGTTGGCCTGCATGGGATTCGTCCTTCGCGGTCGGCTGATCATGACAACCTCACGCTAGGCCGGGGCGCTGTACCGACGATTGAAAGTTTCCCTCCCCGGACGCAAAATTATTGCGCGGCCAGCCTGTGCAGGTCGGTGTTGCCGCCGGAGAGCACCAGAACAGTGGCTCCTTCGGGCCGCGGCCGCACCGCCCCGGTGCGCAGCGCGGCCAGCCCCAGCGCCGCGGAGGGCTCGACGAGCAGCTTTGTCGACTCCACCATTCCCCGCCAGGCTTCGCCAATGGCCCGGTCCGGGACCTCGACCACCTCGTCCACCAGCGCCAGCACATGGGCCAGCGTGTGCCTGCCCGCGAACGGGGCGGTCAGGCCGTCCGCGATCGTGGCGGCCGGATCGGGTACCGGCACGATCTCCCCCGCGCGTACGGCGAGGCTCATCGCGTTCGAGGTCTCCGGTTCCACTCCGACGATCCGCGCCCGCGGCGCGAGTGCCCGCACCGCCACGGCCACCCCGCTGAGCAGCCCACCACCGCCAACCGGGACCAGCACCAGGCCGGGTTCCGGGCCGTCCGCGCAGATCTCCAGCCCCACGGTGCCCTGCCCCGCGATGACCTCGGGCATGTCGAACGGGTACAGCGCCGGGTAGCCGTGCTCGGCGGCCAGCGCGGCGCAGGTGCCCGCCAGGTCGTCGGTGGGCACGATCTCTCCGCCGTACCGCCGCACGTTCTCCACTTTGGACGCGATGGGTTCGGTCGGCATGGCCACGATCGTGCGCACGCCGAGTTGCTCCCCCGCCAGGGCGACCGCGGCGGCGTGGTTGCCTGCGGAGAAGGTCACCACCCCCTCCGGCAGGCTGCCCCGATCGCGCCAGTCCAGCAGGGTGTTCAGCGCTCCACGTACCTTGAAGCTGCCGGTGTGCTGCAGGTTCTCCGGCTTGACCAGTACCCGCGAGGCGAACTCCGCGGACAGCGGCTCCGGTTCCAGCAGCGGGGTGCGCAACGTCCGGCCCTCGATCCTGCTCGCGGCGGCCCGGACCTCGTCGATCGTCACCAGTTCCACCGGGCCACCCTAACGCCGTCGATCACTCCGGGGCGCGGATCGAAAGCGCCCGACGGAATGTCGGTGGGTGGGGGCATGATGGCGGTATGTACCGCGAGGCTCCGCCACCCGCCCGGCTGCGGCAGGCCGTGCGCTGCCTGTGGTGGTCCGCGGGCGAGGGGACGAAGCTGATCGTGCCGGATGGCTGCCTGGACCTGATCGTCGCGGCCGACCGGGTGTTCGTCGCGGGCCCGGACACCCGGCCGTGGGATTCCACAGCCACCGGGACCCTGCACGGCGTCCGGTTCCGGCCGGGGTACGCGCCGCGGGTGCTGCGGGTGGCCGCGGACGAGCTGCGCGACCAGCGGGTGACCCTGCCCGAGCTCTGGGGGCGGCGTGGCGCCGGGATCGCCGACCTGCTGCTGACCAGGCCGGCCGCGCTCGGCCAGATCGTGGCCGACAACCTGACCGACTGGCCGGATCCGGGGCTGGACCTGCTGCTGGCCCGGCTGACCACCGGGGTGCCCCGGGTCTCGGCCGCGCTGGACGACCTCGGCACGGGCGAGCGCCAGTTGCGCCGCCGGTTCACCCAGGCCGTCGGCTACGGCCCGGCGACCTACCTGCGGGTGGCCCGGCTACAGCGCGCCCGCGCCGCGGCACCGGCCGCCGCCAGCCTGAGCGCGCTAGCGTTGACGGCGGGGTACGCCGACCAGGCCCATCTGAACCGGGACTGCCGGGAGCTCACCGGCCGTACGCCACGCGAGTTCTTCGGCACCGGTGACCGTTCCGTCCAAGACCGCCCGCGCCACGGCGGCTAGCGTCCCCGCCATGAGCACGAACACCACTGTGGACACCGAAGCGGCCAGGCGCGGCCGGACCTTCCTGGCCACCCATGCCAGGGTGCTGGAACGGCGGCTCGCCGAACTGCACCTGGACGGCGGCGGACCGGCGGCCGCGTGCGCCGTCCTGGACGCCCTCGCGGCCCACCGCAACCCGGACGGCGGCCTCGGGCATGCGCTCGAACCCGATGTCCGCGCCCCGGCGAGCCAGCCGCTCGCGGTGGACTTCGGTCTCGAGGTCCTGGAGCAGGTGCTGGACTCCGCCGCGGGCGCGGACGAACTCGTGCGGGACCGGTCCCGGGCTTTCGCGGAGGACCTGTTGCCGTTCCTGGCCTCGGTCACGACCGCGGACGGCGGGCTGCCGATCGTGCTGCCGTCGATCGCCACCCACCCGCGGGCCGAGCACTGGGGCGACGGCGGGTTCCCCGCCGGACTGAACCCCACGGCCGGGATCGTGGCGCGGCTGCGCCGGGCCGGGGTGACCGGCGACTCCTGGCTCAGCACGGCCGAGGCCTTCTGCCTGCAGCGGATCGAGGCGCTGACCGCGGGACAGCCATGCGACGCGCATACGGCGCTGAACGTGCTGCGCTTCCTGGCCCGCTGCCCGGACCGGGACTGGGCCGAACGGCAACGGGCGGTGGTCACCGGGTGGTTCGGCAGGATGCCGCTGCTGCATCTCCACCCCGGCGCCGGCTACGGGCTCACCCCGCTGGACTTCGCTCCCGGTCCGGAGGATCCGCTGCGGGCGGTGTTCCCCGCCGATGCCGTGCGGGCACACCTGGATGCGCTCGCCGCGGCGCAGGCCGAGGACGGTGGCTGGCCGTTGTCCTGGCGTCCGCCGGGCCCCGCCGCCGAGCTGGAATGGCGCGGGGTGTGCACCCTCAACGCCCTGCGGATACTGGCCGTCAACCCCCGCTGACGAAACTCACAGCGGTTGGCTTCGGTGCTGCTGGGCGGCCAGGAAGTGGGCGATGTCGGCGGTCGCTGGGTAGAGCTCCCGGTACCTGGCATAGAACTCGTGGTAGGTCTCGGTCCGCCGCGGGTCCGGCCGGACCGTCCTGGCCAGCGGGTTCCACTCGGTGATGTCCGGGTCCATGCCGGTGGCCACGGCAGCAAGAAAGGCGTCCCCGAAGGCCGCGCCCACGGTCTCCGCGGGCACCTGCTGCTCCGCCCCGGTCACATCGGTGACGATCTGGGTCCAGA
The sequence above is drawn from the Amycolatopsis aidingensis genome and encodes:
- a CDS encoding response regulator transcription factor, giving the protein MNDIVRVLVVDDDPLVRGGLTLMLDGAPGIAVAGEAGDGDQVPAALDAHATDVVLMDIRMPRLNGIIATRRTRARANPPEVIVLTTFDTDENVLLALRAGASGFLLKDSPPTEIAGAIRTVAAGDPILSPGITRRLMDRAATEAGSYQRARSALDTLSAREHEVAVAVGRGGSNAEIATELHLSVATVKAHITRIHTKLDLGNRTQIALLVHDAGLC
- a CDS encoding family 2 encapsulin nanocompartment cargo protein terpene cyclase, producing the protein MQAFALPEFYVPYPARINPHLERAREHSSDWARRMGMLDAPKPGGGVVWDQAALDQMDYALMCAYTHPDCDGPTLDLITDWYVWVFFFDDDFLEQFKYSRDRAGAKAYLDRLEQFMTLEGETPPEPENPAEAGLKDLWERTVPAMSSEWRQRFITSTHNLMVESMWELDNIDRGRIANPIEYVQMRRRVGGAPWSANLVEYAVGAEVPALLAETRPMQVLADTFADAVHLRNDLFSYQREVQEEGENSNAVLVFERFFDCSTQEAAELVNDLLTSRLQQFESTALADVPALCADRAAPCQDQAAIAAYTKGLQDWQSGGHEWHVRSSRYMNEGADSAGQAGPLGGPTGLGTSAGRIAATLRIGAGRRAEQHAHVPFQPVGPLPLPELYMPFPIRTSPHLDAARSYAVDWARRMGMLDSVPGVEHGGVWDERRFIGLDLPHCAAMIHADATLEELYLSSDWLAWGTYGDDYYPVVFGHRRDLAGARASNARLAEFMPLDMGPTPEPLNPLERGLADLWQRTAEPMPQENRQRFRLAVEEMLESWLWELSNQAQNRVPDPIDYVEMRRRTFGSEMTKSLARLSYADRVPAELYRTRTMHELDTAAQDYACFANDLFSYQKEIEYEGEVHNLVLVVENFLNVDRLRARDIVAELMAARMLQFEHIIANELPALFEEFELDDEAREIVQRHADELKEWMSGILEWHRKCVRYTEPELKRNRFPGAPAEFSFLPTGLGTSAARVGAGSGGPR
- a CDS encoding TetR/AcrR family transcriptional regulator, whose translation is MDPRKARTIEALLRAGEELFRRRSAEEVTVEELAGRAGVAVGSVYNHFGSKAGLHAAVLERAIRLDRDYMDRAYRRAGSPIARIYAAAEEYLAFYLAHPDYFRMLAFPNAPGQYPAGRELTERLARAVREQNERLVRALREGIEAGELRPVDPEETATVLWSAWNGIISLGWRPDALHRDEAGLRRLLAAATEMVANGLLPRPD
- a CDS encoding alpha/beta fold hydrolase; translation: MAEPCGRDPRLGQAKQVRLPAGTVRYHEIGSGPVLVFVHGYLVNADLWRKLVPLLADRFRCITPDWPLGSHTSPMRREADLSPPGIARLIADLLEALDLREVTLVGNDSGGAYSQLVAAHHPERLGGLVLNSCETPWCSWPPGPGGFGLLKLAARHPAPHRILYQPLRLRLSWRLPNTYGSLAKYPIEARVMRGYVRPVLDSTSVRRDGRKAIGAVSARFVQEAAQRLRSSFPGPVLCLWAAEDRVFPLTHGQSYAERIGATFRTVAGSFTYTAEDQPGRTAEALRGWLEQPA
- a CDS encoding nucleotidyltransferase domain-containing protein — translated: MTATARHTEHGNRDIALDGEILRTVVGSGVHGIAIEGTDDHDEMGVFVEPAEHVLGMRKPVEHYVFRTQPEGVRSGPGDTDLVVYSLRKYLRLAMKGNPTMLLPLYAPTEAVVALRPLGEELRALAPAVLSRQAGHRFLGYLDAQHRRLLAHGQQGRMPKRPELIARYGYDVKYASHALRLAYQGLEVVREARLTLPMPEREREHVLRVKRGELPLEEVLRDILEVRTAVTGLLDAGRTPLAAGPDLDRIAGWATDAHRRHWSWN
- a CDS encoding GAF and ANTAR domain-containing protein → MKGDRGVYRAFVEVADTVRGDFDLIEFLDTVVHRSAELLDIADCGLLLEDESGEPSLIAASTERVRQLGLLQLRKGTGPCLDCLHSGRRVQHTDLAAGTAGWPEFTPEALASGFLTVYAVPLRHRQHTIGAMNAFSPAPLSGDSLDLWQSLADVATIGLVHERAVRHGAAVNRQLQEALNSRVLIEQAKGALAERMSIPVDDAFAVLRGNARRNRRTVRELAVRVLDGRALPDGDPPAGPGGP
- a CDS encoding histidine phosphatase family protein: MSTSGETPVTEYRQPRFEAPPGSTELLLIRHGESAPAVDGVPFPVLGAHSDPDLAPEGRQQAERVGERLAKEHIDAIYVTTLRRTAQTAEPLAGRLGLTPAVEADLREVLLGEWEGGLLRKRVAENHPTAQRLWAEQRWDVIPGAEPAPEFAARVRGAVERLVAAHPDERLAVFTHGGVIAAVLAAATGSEPFAFIGADNASISGLVVHGSRWILRRFNDIAHLPPAGR
- a CDS encoding threonine ammonia-lyase, which encodes MQANLADVDIDPARIAEAAKVIDPLFLDTPQFVDEQLCAALGRRVLVKVETLNPIRSFKARGAQWLLAGYPAGAEVVCASSGNFGQAVAYAAGRRGMTAEVFTPANGNQGKLARMRSLGAVVHQVEGNPREAAREYVRERPGRIFIEDGREPAVAEGAGTIGMELLAAGGIDTVVVPVGDGSLITGVARWIKEHAPRMTVVGACAAGAPGMARSFGSGQPEAAEVDTFADGINVRAPIPESLTRMRALVDEVVLVEDEAMLAAIRTAAQTLGLLLEPAGAASLAAIAEHDLPGGTIAAVLSGANLNPDLFERVLGGAGRS